The following are from one region of the Gossypium hirsutum isolate 1008001.06 chromosome D03, Gossypium_hirsutum_v2.1, whole genome shotgun sequence genome:
- the LOC107950614 gene encoding growth-regulating factor 4, producing the protein MNSGGGGGGGGVGGGGAGSGGGGMMAIRTSPFTVSQWQELEHQALIFKYMMAGLPVPPDLVLPIQKSFESISHRFFHHPTMGYSSFYGKKVDPEPGRCRRTDGKKWRCSKDAYPDSKYCERHMHRGRNRSRKPVESQTMAQSSSTVTSLTVSGNSGGTGSFQSLPLHAFSGSQQVTASGTNQSHYHMESIPYGIPSKDYRYLQGVKPEVGEHSFFSEASGSNRGFQIDTQPENAWPVMQSRLSSFPQSKPSGNPSMLQNDYPQHLFLSEFNSGEPVKHEGQSLRPFFDEWPKTRDSWSALEDERSNQTSFSTTQLSISIPMASPDFSTTSSRSPHAS; encoded by the exons ATGAATAGTGGCGGTGGAGGTGGCGGTGGTGGCGTTGGGGGAGGAGGGGCTGGGAGTGGTGGTGGGGGGATGATGGCAATAAGGACATCACCATTTACAGTGTCACAATGGCAAGAACTGGAACATCAAGCTTTGATCTTTAAGTATATGATGGCAGGTTTGCCTGTGCCACCTGATCTTGTGCTCCCTATTCAGAAGAGCTTTGAGTCCATTTCTCATAGGTTCTTTCACCACCCAACCA TGGGGTATTCTTCCTTCTATGGGAAGAAGGTGGATCCGGAGCCAGGAAGATGCCGGAGGACCGACGGCAAGAAATGGCGTTGCTCCAAAGATGCATACCCTGACTCCAAGTACTGTGAGCGGCATATGCATCGCGGCCGTAACCGTTCAAGAAAGCCTGTGGAATCGCAAACTATGGCACAGTCATCATCTACTGTGACATCATTGACTGTTTCTGGAAACAGTGGTGGGACTGGAAGCTTCCAGAGCCTTCCGTTACATGCCTTCAGTGGTTCTCAACAAGTTACTGCTTCTGGAACTAATCAGTCCCATTATCATATGGAGTCAATCCCCTATGGAATCCCAAGCAAAGATTATAG GTATCTTCAAGGAGTTAAGCCTGAGGTCGGTGAGCATAGTTTCTTTTCAGAAGCTTCAGGGAGCAACCGGGGTTTCCAGATCGATACTCAACCGGAAAATGCATGGCCTGTTATGCAATCTAGACTCTCCTCGTTTCCTCAGTCAAAACCTAGTGGCAACCCCTCCATGTTGCAGAATGATTACCCCCAGCATTTGTTTTTAAGCGAATTCAACTCTGGGGAACCTGTGAAACACGAGGGTCAATCTCTTCGACCTTTCTTTGACGAGTGGCCTAAAACCAGAGACTCTTGGTCAGCTCTGGAAGACGAGAGATCTAACCAGACCTCTTTCTCTACTACCCAGCTATCGATATCCATTCCGATGGCTTCACCGGACTTCTCCACAACCAGTTCTCGTTCTCCCCACG Ctagttga